Proteins encoded together in one Ciona intestinalis chromosome 1, KH, whole genome shotgun sequence window:
- the LOC113474734 gene encoding uncharacterized protein LOC113474734: protein MLRNFIACFCMFSLPAVFAGGCIRGGVGVEGLRRKLLVQGRHLRIIQRTSTSHVSCSFQIPWPQENTFDDVSHIKETALHLRIGILLLRSYTSSCGGSERLRQFVAHLQEYYMRINMMVACQGSTQSQTSFINSRTFPSSCIVFVHDYILALLRHYSPRPRVARSSTRRRRHKGLLLYKRHIGRCDVTPLSVTSQTK from the exons ATGTTGAGAAATTTCATCGCATGCTTTTGTATGTTCAGTCTACCTGCGGTATTTGCTGGGGGTTGCATAAGGGGGGGCGTTGGGGTCGAGGGGTTGCGCCGAAAGCTATTGGTCCAAGGGCGCCACCTGCGGATAATTCAACGAACTtcg ACATCGCATGTCAGTTGCAGTTTCCAAATCCCATGGCCGCAG GAAAATACATTCGATGACGTCAGCCATATTAAAGAAACTGCGTTACACCTCAGAATTGGGATCCTATTATTACGTAGTTACACGTCATCATGTGGGGGGTCCGAGCGGCTTCGTCAGTTTGTTGCTCACCTACAGGAATATTATATGCGGATAAATATG ATGGTCGCATGCCAGGGCTCGACGCAAAGCCAAACAAGTTTCATCAATTCGAGAACTTTCCCGTCATCTTGTATTGTGTTTGTTCATGATTATATTCtcgcattgttacgtcactattCCCCTCGACCCCGGGTCGCGCGTTCTTCGACAAGACGAAGACGTCATAAAGGCTTGCTTCTTTATAAGCGTCACATTGGacggtgtgacgtcacaccgttaagtgtgacgtcacaaactaAGTAA
- the LOC100178320 gene encoding apoptosis inhibitor 5 produces MSVDVEQLYKSFGVLADAKDNAKEHPEAYKTILKGVEGTSAAKRLSAQFTSRFFKHFPDLSESAINALLDLCEDDDPSIRKAAIKELPNLCKSSKEHVSRLSDVLVQLLVSEESSEVSAVNSALNGLFTLDSKGTLTGVLSQILSGDDEVREKAITYLCTRLKSCSEADMSKETEEYVLEQLKKVLEDVTGGEFQKLMQALSGLHHLQTIQGRQQLVNIIADQLKLDQDFDPKDTDSLNRISQCISMALPLCSRNVHSSPFINYMCQKVLPQLSLIGCSEAVNGDSKPEVNQPDLKLEILKELSDLCAHCGATEIQDSIQPLFQSLVDFMPLPPTDESEDGSSAPKPKLHFSYVECLMHSFHQLGRHNSDFFTSEEAAAKLKDFRIRLQYFARGVQVYIKELKTSLAGKSPTELRTEKENQIKLVALKTCNNINTLIRDLFHNPPAYKASINVSWKKTTAAPKASPAKPQKRPSTGGNDNDDKKKERTLYRTPSGKYSSNISPGRGGYSNKRGGRKWGGGRGQYY; encoded by the exons ATGTCTGTTGATGTTGAACAATTATACAAGAGCTTTGGTGTACTGGCAGATGCCAAAGACAATGCAAAAGAG CACCCAGAAgcatacaaaacaattttgaaaGGTGTTGAAGGCACATCAGCTGCAAAGCGACTTTCCGCGCAATTCACATCCAgattttttaagcattttcCCGATTTATCTGAATCTGCTATCAATGCCTTGCTTGATCTTTGTGAGGATGATGATCCTTCTATAAGAAAAGCAGCAATAAAGGAGCTTCCCAACTTATGTAAAAGTAGCAAAGAGCACGTTTCTAGACTTTCTGATGTTTTGGTTCAGCTGTTGGTCTCAGAAGAGTCGTCCGAAGTAAGCGCTGTCAATTCAGCCCTGAATGGTTTATTCACATTAGAttcaaaag GAACTCTCACAGGTGTTTTGTCCCAAATTTTAAGCGGAGATGATGAGGTTCGCGAGAAAGCCATCACCTACTTATGCACACGGCTTAAATCGTGCAGTGAAGCGGACATGAGCAAGGAAACAGAGGAATACGTGTTGGAGCAGTTGAAGAAAGTTCTAGAAGACGTCACTGGTGGTGAATTTCAAAAGCTAATGCAG GCATTATCTGGTCTACACCATCTACAGACAATACAGGGCAGACAACAACTCGTTAATATAATCGCTGATCAATTGAAACTGGACCAGGATTTTGACCCAAAAGACACAGACTCGTTAAACAGAATTAGTCAATGCATTAGCATGGCTTTGCCTCTTTGTTCG AGAAATGTTCATTCTTCCCCATTCATAAACTACATGTGCCAGAAGGTACTTCCACAACTTTCACTTATAGGTTGTAGTGAAGCTGTTAATGGAGATTCAAAGCCAGAG GTCAATCAACCAGACCTGAAGTTAGAAATACTCAAGGAATTATCGGATCTGTGTGCTCACTGTGGTGCAACTGAAATTCAAGATAGCATTCAACCATTGTTTCAATCACTCGTG GACTTCATGCCTCTTCCACCCACGGATGAAAGTGAGGATGGTTCCAGCGCTCCTAAACCTAAACTTCATTTTTCCTATGTTGAGTGCCTCATGCACTCATTCCATCAGCTCGGCAGGCACAACAGCGATTTTTTCACGTCAGAAGAAGCAGCAGCAAAACTGAAAGACTTCAGAATAAG ACTACAATACTTTGCACGTGGCGTACAAGTTTatatcaaagaattaaaaacctCGCTTGCTGGAAAGTCACCAACTGAGCTACGGACAGAGAAAGAAAACCAAATCAAGCTTGTTGCTCTTAAGACCTGTAACAACATCAATACATTAATCAGG gATTTATTTCACAATCCACCTGCATACAAAGCGTCAATTAATGTGTcatggaaaaaaacaacagcg GCACCCAAGGCAAGTCCTGCGAA aCCACAGAAGAGACCAAGTACTGGCGGGAATGACAATGATGACAAAAAGAAAGAACGTACTTTGTACCGAACACCTAGTGGGAAGTACAGCTCTAACATTAGTC CTGGCAGAGGTGGTTATAGCAACAAGAGAGGTGGAAGAAAATGGGGTGGCGGTCGTGGCCAGTATTATTAA